In Cloacibacterium caeni, a single window of DNA contains:
- a CDS encoding DUF6089 family protein encodes MKRKTLVIIILFFFSFLAYAQRHEIGIQLGTSNLTGDIGKTKYINPLPDGNSFTKDKLPFYGAIMYRMNFNPYQSVRFRLAYNRISFDDRYAQELYRLSRRAKGSNSVYEASAIFDYNFFPVNEEQKSMISPYIFGGISGLVFNTRLDGNKFAFAIPFGLGFKYKFDYNWSLFTELMFRATNTDTLDYSDEFNLGNLNSKDWMNSLSLGLSYSFGRPPCYCQ; translated from the coding sequence ATGAAGAGAAAAACATTAGTAATCATTATTCTATTCTTTTTTAGTTTTTTAGCGTATGCTCAAAGACATGAGATAGGTATACAGTTAGGAACAAGTAATCTCACTGGAGATATTGGCAAGACCAAATATATTAATCCATTACCAGATGGAAATAGCTTTACAAAGGATAAACTTCCTTTTTATGGTGCTATTATGTATAGAATGAATTTTAACCCTTATCAATCTGTAAGATTTAGATTAGCCTATAATCGTATTTCTTTTGATGATAGATATGCTCAAGAATTATACAGATTAAGTAGAAGAGCTAAAGGTTCTAATTCTGTTTATGAAGCTTCAGCCATTTTTGATTATAATTTTTTTCCTGTTAATGAAGAACAAAAAAGTATGATTAGCCCTTATATTTTCGGAGGGATATCAGGTTTGGTTTTTAATACAAGATTAGATGGTAATAAATTCGCTTTTGCAATTCCTTTTGGTCTTGGTTTTAAATATAAGTTTGATTATAATTGGTCGCTTTTTACAGAACTCATGTTCCGAGCTACTAATACAGATACACTAGATTACAGTGATGAATTCAATTTAGGAAATCTTAATTCTAAAGACTGGATGAATTCTCTTTCTCTGGGGCTTTCTTATTCTTTCGGAAGGCCACCATGTTATTGTCAATAA